In a single window of the Bradyrhizobium erythrophlei genome:
- the rplJ gene encoding 50S ribosomal protein L10 — protein MEKAAKKDAVEALNGLFKTTSVAVVAHYSGLTVAQMQKLRMQMKQAGASVKVSKNRLAKIALEGTDVIAIGSLLKGPTVIATSNDPVAAPKVAIEFAKTNEQFVILGGSMGKTVLDVNGVKALAALPSLDELRGKIVGLLVAPATKIAQLTTAPAAKLARVVQAYASKSEAA, from the coding sequence GTGGAAAAAGCGGCAAAAAAGGACGCGGTTGAGGCGCTGAACGGTCTGTTCAAGACCACCAGCGTTGCGGTCGTCGCCCATTATTCCGGCCTCACCGTGGCCCAGATGCAGAAGCTGCGCATGCAGATGAAGCAGGCGGGCGCGTCGGTGAAGGTCTCGAAGAACCGTCTTGCCAAAATTGCTCTTGAAGGCACGGACGTCATTGCCATCGGTTCCCTGCTGAAGGGGCCGACCGTGATCGCGACTTCAAACGATCCGGTGGCGGCGCCCAAGGTTGCCATCGAATTCGCCAAGACGAACGAGCAGTTCGTCATTCTCGGCGGATCAATGGGTAAAACCGTCCTGGACGTTAACGGTGTCAAGGCGCTTGCCGCCCTGCCGTCGCTCGATGAGTTGCGCGGAAAGATCGTCGGCCTCCTGGTGGCGCCGGCGACCAAGATCGCTCAGCTCACCACTGCGCCCGCGGCCAAGCTCGCGCGCGTCGTTCAGGCCTATGCCTCAAAGAGCGAAGCGGCCTGA
- a CDS encoding 2-hydroxyacid dehydrogenase, whose amino-acid sequence MPFKVLVYSRFPKAMTVRIGERFELMDAAGRPPGEVFTAEQLSGIRAMITAGGTPLGAAMMDMMPKLGAIVCYGTGYDGVDLAAAAQRKIAVGHSPAANASAVADLAVTLMLAVTRRLLPADNYVRSGNWSAAKPSPLMRPQPGNPGRRVGVYGMGEIGRKIASRLAAFETEVAYFSRSKHDLPYQYLPSLEALAEWCNVLMIAVRAGVDTHHAVDAGILQKLGKDGYIVNISRGSVIDQAALVVALAGEQIAGAGLDVYEKEPHAPDALTAFPNVVLTPHVGGHTIESHTGMQSCVIANLEAFFAGQPLPHAVRGA is encoded by the coding sequence ATGCCGTTCAAAGTTCTGGTCTATTCACGCTTTCCCAAGGCCATGACGGTGCGCATCGGTGAGCGCTTTGAACTGATGGACGCGGCGGGCCGGCCGCCGGGCGAAGTATTTACGGCGGAACAGCTCTCCGGCATCCGGGCGATGATCACGGCTGGCGGCACGCCGCTGGGCGCTGCCATGATGGATATGATGCCGAAACTCGGCGCGATCGTCTGCTACGGCACCGGTTATGACGGCGTCGATCTTGCCGCGGCCGCGCAGCGCAAAATCGCGGTCGGCCACAGCCCGGCGGCGAATGCGTCCGCAGTGGCCGATCTGGCGGTCACGCTGATGCTGGCGGTGACCCGGCGGTTGCTGCCGGCGGACAATTATGTGCGAAGCGGCAACTGGTCGGCGGCAAAACCGTCGCCGCTGATGCGTCCGCAGCCCGGTAACCCCGGCCGCCGGGTCGGCGTCTACGGCATGGGCGAGATCGGCCGCAAGATCGCTTCGCGCCTGGCGGCCTTCGAGACCGAAGTGGCCTATTTCAGCCGCAGCAAACATGACCTGCCCTATCAATATCTGCCGAGCCTCGAGGCGCTGGCGGAATGGTGCAATGTCCTCATGATCGCGGTGCGCGCCGGCGTGGATACCCATCACGCCGTGGATGCCGGCATCCTGCAAAAACTCGGCAAGGACGGCTATATCGTCAACATTTCGCGCGGTTCGGTGATCGACCAGGCGGCGCTGGTAGTCGCGCTCGCAGGCGAACAGATCGCCGGGGCCGGCCTCGACGTCTACGAGAAAGAGCCGCACGCGCCGGACGCGCTGACCGCGTTTCCGAACGTCGTGCTGACCCCGCATGTCGGCGGCCATACCATCGAATCGCATACGGGGATGCAGAGCTGCGTGATTGCCAATCTGGAGGCGTTTTTCGCGGGCCAGCCGCTGCCTCACGCGGTTCGGGGCGCCTGA
- the rplA gene encoding 50S ribosomal protein L1, protein MAIGKRLKKAREGVDREKLYPLADAIKMVKERAKSKFDETVEIAINLGVDPRHADQMVRGVVTLPNGTGRTLRVGVFARGAKAEEAKAAGADVVGAEDLVEKVQGGQIDFDRCIATPDMMPLVGRLGKVLGPRGMMPNPKIGTVTMDVATAVKGAKGGSVEFRVEKAGIVQAGIGKASFSEEKLVQNVKALADAVAKAKPAGAKGTYIQRVAVSSTMGPGVKVEPGTVLG, encoded by the coding sequence ATGGCAATCGGAAAACGTTTGAAGAAGGCCCGCGAGGGTGTTGATCGCGAAAAGCTTTATCCGCTCGCGGATGCCATCAAGATGGTCAAGGAGCGCGCCAAGTCGAAGTTCGACGAGACGGTCGAGATCGCGATCAATCTCGGGGTCGATCCGCGCCACGCCGATCAGATGGTGCGCGGCGTGGTGACCCTGCCGAACGGCACCGGCCGCACCTTGCGGGTCGGCGTGTTCGCGCGCGGCGCCAAGGCCGAAGAGGCCAAGGCGGCGGGTGCCGACGTGGTCGGCGCCGAGGACCTCGTGGAAAAAGTGCAGGGCGGCCAGATCGATTTCGACCGCTGTATCGCGACCCCCGACATGATGCCGCTGGTCGGTCGGCTCGGTAAGGTGCTCGGCCCGCGCGGCATGATGCCGAACCCGAAGATCGGTACCGTCACCATGGACGTCGCCACTGCAGTCAAGGGCGCCAAGGGCGGTTCGGTCGAGTTCCGCGTCGAGAAGGCGGGAATCGTGCAGGCCGGCATCGGGAAGGCGTCGTTCTCGGAAGAGAAGCTGGTGCAGAACGTCAAGGCGCTCGCGGATGCGGTCGCCAAGGCCAAGCCCGCCGGCGCCAAGGGCACCTACATCCAGCGCGTCGCGGTTTCCTCAACCATGGGACCGGGCGTCAAGGTTGAGCCGGGCACGGTGCTCGGCTAG
- the rplK gene encoding 50S ribosomal protein L11 — MAKKVTGYLKLQVPAGAANPSPPIGPALGQRGLNIMEFCKAFNAQTQKEEKNTPIPVVITIYADRSFTFEMKTPPMSFFLKQAAKIQSGSKAPGRDKAGAVTKAQVREIAEKKMKDLNCDTIESAMKMVEGSARSMGLEVAG, encoded by the coding sequence ATGGCAAAGAAAGTGACCGGATACCTGAAATTGCAGGTGCCGGCCGGTGCGGCGAACCCTTCGCCCCCGATCGGACCCGCGCTTGGTCAGCGCGGCCTCAACATCATGGAATTCTGCAAGGCGTTCAACGCGCAGACCCAGAAGGAAGAGAAGAATACCCCTATCCCGGTGGTGATCACGATCTACGCCGATCGTTCCTTCACCTTCGAGATGAAGACCCCCCCGATGTCCTTCTTTCTCAAGCAGGCCGCCAAAATCCAGTCCGGGTCGAAAGCTCCGGGCCGCGACAAGGCCGGCGCGGTGACCAAAGCGCAGGTGCGCGAGATCGCCGAGAAGAAGATGAAGGATCTCAATTGCGATACCATCGAGTCGGCCATGAAGATGGTCGAGGGCTCCGCCCGTTCGATGGGTCTTGAAGTTGCGGGGTAA
- the nusG gene encoding transcription termination/antitermination protein NusG: MDKRWYIVHAYSNFEKKVAESIREQSKQRGLEELFEQVLVPTEKVTEVRRGRKVDAERKFFPGYVLVKMKLTDEAFHLIKNTPKVTGFLGAENKPMPISEAEAMRILHQVQEGVERPKASVSFEIGENVRVADGPFASFSGVVEEIDEARSRVKVAVSIFGRATPVELEFGQVEKV, from the coding sequence ATGGACAAGCGCTGGTATATCGTCCACGCCTATTCGAACTTCGAAAAGAAGGTCGCCGAATCGATCCGCGAACAATCCAAGCAGCGCGGGCTTGAAGAGTTGTTCGAGCAGGTGCTGGTGCCGACCGAAAAGGTCACCGAGGTGCGCCGCGGCCGCAAGGTCGACGCCGAGCGCAAGTTTTTCCCGGGCTATGTCCTGGTCAAGATGAAGCTGACCGACGAAGCCTTTCATCTGATCAAGAACACCCCGAAGGTGACGGGCTTTCTCGGCGCGGAAAACAAGCCGATGCCGATTTCGGAGGCCGAGGCCATGCGGATCCTGCACCAGGTGCAGGAAGGCGTCGAACGGCCGAAGGCGTCGGTGTCGTTCGAGATCGGCGAGAATGTGCGCGTGGCCGATGGGCCGTTCGCCTCGTTCTCCGGCGTGGTCGAGGAAATCGACGAGGCGCGCTCGCGCGTGAAGGTCGCGGTGTCGATCTTCGGCCGTGCCACGCCAGTTGAACTGGAATTCGGTCAGGTCGAGAAGGTCTGA
- the secE gene encoding preprotein translocase subunit SecE, with product MAFSPFKFLQEVRSETNKVTWPTRRETTITTIMVFVMVALASIFFFAADQIIRYLVTFLLGIH from the coding sequence ATGGCTTTCAGCCCGTTCAAATTCCTGCAGGAAGTGCGCTCGGAGACCAACAAGGTCACCTGGCCGACCCGCCGCGAGACGACCATCACCACCATCATGGTGTTCGTGATGGTGGCGCTGGCTTCGATCTTCTTTTTCGCCGCGGATCAGATCATCCGCTATCTCGTCACCTTTTTGCTCGGGATACATTGA
- a CDS encoding serine hydrolase domain-containing protein produces the protein MTLQTAAKHAPVPQTPPLPQAKPESLGLSSVRLQRMSDAFKRDIDKGTIPGVTVMVARRGQIGWFDALGKQSPAASAPMAQNSIFRIFSMTKPIVSIGIMMLLEEGHFLLNDAISKFIPEFADQKVGVENNGKLDLVPLARPITIQDLLRHTSGITYDHTGNSLVQQLYQQSRLRSRKISNAEHATLVAGLPLLCQPGAEWNYSRSTDILGRIIEVVSGKSLSAFLTERILAPLQMAETAFHTGAENADRLAEPFAADPWSGDKVQLFNMLEKPVMESGGGGLVSTTMDYARFCQMLLNGGVLDGVRIIGRKTLQLMASDHLGPNVRVQGTLVPPGHSFGLGFAVRTQEGMAPFAGSLGQFFWSGMAGTFFWIDPKEDLFAVFMSQGPGQREYFRTLLRSLVYAAVE, from the coding sequence ATGACCCTGCAAACCGCCGCCAAGCACGCGCCCGTCCCTCAGACCCCGCCACTCCCTCAGGCCAAACCTGAATCGCTCGGCCTCTCGTCGGTCCGGTTGCAGCGGATGTCGGATGCATTCAAGCGCGACATCGACAAGGGGACCATCCCCGGGGTGACCGTAATGGTGGCGCGGCGCGGCCAGATCGGTTGGTTCGACGCGCTGGGCAAGCAGAGCCCCGCGGCTTCCGCGCCGATGGCCCAAAATTCGATCTTCCGTATCTTCTCCATGACCAAACCGATCGTCTCGATCGGCATCATGATGCTGCTGGAGGAAGGTCATTTCCTGCTCAACGACGCGATCTCGAAATTCATTCCGGAATTTGCCGACCAGAAGGTCGGCGTCGAGAACAACGGCAAGCTCGATCTGGTGCCGCTGGCGCGGCCGATCACGATCCAGGATCTGCTGCGGCACACTTCGGGCATCACTTACGATCATACCGGCAATAGTCTGGTGCAGCAGCTCTATCAGCAGTCGCGGCTGCGCAGCCGCAAGATCAGCAACGCCGAGCATGCCACTCTCGTCGCAGGCCTGCCGCTGTTGTGCCAGCCCGGAGCCGAGTGGAATTACAGCCGCTCCACCGACATTCTCGGCCGCATCATCGAGGTCGTCTCCGGCAAGAGCCTGAGCGCGTTCTTGACCGAGCGCATTCTGGCGCCGCTGCAGATGGCCGAAACCGCGTTTCACACCGGCGCCGAAAACGCCGACCGTCTCGCCGAGCCGTTTGCGGCCGATCCCTGGAGCGGCGACAAGGTGCAGTTGTTCAACATGCTGGAAAAGCCCGTCATGGAATCCGGCGGCGGCGGGCTGGTCTCGACCACGATGGATTATGCGCGGTTCTGCCAGATGCTGCTCAACGGCGGCGTGCTCGACGGCGTCAGGATTATCGGCCGCAAGACGCTGCAACTGATGGCGTCGGACCATCTCGGCCCGAACGTCAGGGTTCAGGGCACGCTGGTGCCGCCGGGCCACAGTTTTGGACTCGGCTTCGCGGTGCGGACCCAAGAGGGCATGGCGCCGTTCGCGGGCTCGCTCGGCCAGTTCTTCTGGAGCGGGATGGCCGGAACGTTCTTCTGGATCGACCCGAAGGAGGATTTGTTCGCGGTGTTCATGTCGCAGGGCCCCGGCCAGCGCGAATATTTCCGCACGCTGCTGCGGAGTCTGGTTTACGCGGCGGTGGAGTAA
- a CDS encoding SDR family NAD(P)-dependent oxidoreductase, with translation MNLFDMSGKVAVITGSSRGIGRAIAERMAEHGARVVISSRKQQVCDEVAKAINDKAGKQVALAVAANISTKDDLKHLVEETNRVFGTIDTLVCNAASNPYYGPQAGISDDQFRKILDNNIVANHWLIALVVPQMIARKDGSITIISSIGGLKGSTVLGAYAISKAADMQLARNLACEYGKHNIRVNCIAPGLIKTDFAKALWDNPDTLKASTARSPLLRIGEPDEIAGAAVFLGSPAGTFMTGQTIVIDGGATIS, from the coding sequence ATGAACTTGTTCGATATGTCGGGAAAAGTCGCCGTCATCACCGGCTCTTCGCGCGGCATCGGCCGCGCCATTGCCGAGCGGATGGCCGAGCATGGCGCCAGGGTGGTGATCTCGTCGCGCAAGCAGCAGGTTTGCGACGAGGTGGCCAAGGCGATCAACGACAAGGCCGGCAAGCAGGTCGCGCTGGCGGTGGCCGCCAACATCTCGACCAAGGACGATCTGAAACATCTGGTCGAGGAGACCAACCGCGTGTTCGGCACCATCGATACGCTGGTCTGCAACGCCGCGTCCAATCCCTATTACGGTCCGCAGGCCGGAATTTCCGATGACCAGTTTCGCAAGATCCTGGACAACAACATCGTCGCCAATCACTGGCTGATCGCGCTGGTGGTGCCGCAGATGATCGCGCGCAAGGACGGCTCGATCACCATCATCTCGTCGATCGGCGGCCTGAAGGGCTCGACGGTGCTCGGCGCCTACGCGATTTCGAAAGCCGCCGACATGCAGCTCGCCCGCAACCTCGCCTGCGAATACGGCAAGCACAACATCCGCGTGAACTGCATCGCGCCGGGCCTGATCAAGACCGATTTTGCGAAAGCGCTGTGGGACAATCCGGACACGCTGAAGGCCTCCACCGCGCGCTCGCCGCTGCTGCGGATCGGCGAGCCCGATGAAATCGCCGGCGCCGCGGTGTTCCTCGGCTCCCCCGCCGGCACCTTCATGACCGGGCAGACCATCGTGATCGACGGCGGCGCGACGATCAGCTGA
- a CDS encoding histidine phosphatase family protein, with amino-acid sequence MSNADKPSRAIATTRWWWVRHAPVREDNGCIYGQKDLGCDTSDRVVFEAVGKILPRGAVWYASNLKRTHQTADAIWSAGFPKPATMQHEAALAEQHLGQWQGMNRAAFHASRPVGSHWFAVIDEPAPGGESFMDLYTRVRGVIERINAEHAGRDVIAVAHGGTIKAAIGLALGEQPEKGLAFDIDNCSVTRLDYLAFAGRGSWRLPMVNQQPWIADASHNAMHQPAGPEIATATKLA; translated from the coding sequence ATGTCCAATGCAGACAAGCCATCCCGCGCTATTGCAACGACGCGATGGTGGTGGGTGCGGCATGCGCCGGTTCGCGAGGACAATGGCTGCATCTACGGGCAAAAGGACTTGGGCTGCGACACCAGCGATCGCGTGGTCTTCGAGGCGGTGGGCAAAATTCTGCCGCGCGGCGCGGTCTGGTATGCGAGCAATCTGAAGCGGACCCATCAGACCGCGGATGCGATCTGGTCCGCTGGATTTCCCAAACCCGCAACGATGCAGCACGAGGCCGCCCTGGCCGAGCAGCATCTCGGCCAATGGCAGGGGATGAACCGCGCGGCATTTCACGCCAGCCGGCCGGTCGGCAGCCACTGGTTCGCCGTTATCGACGAGCCAGCGCCTGGCGGCGAAAGTTTCATGGATCTCTACACCCGGGTGCGCGGTGTGATCGAGCGGATCAACGCCGAACATGCCGGCAGGGACGTGATCGCGGTGGCGCATGGCGGCACGATCAAGGCGGCGATCGGGCTCGCGCTCGGCGAGCAGCCGGAAAAAGGCCTCGCCTTCGACATCGACAATTGTTCGGTGACGCGGCTCGATTATCTCGCCTTCGCCGGACGTGGCAGCTGGCGGCTGCCGATGGTCAACCAGCAGCCGTGGATCGCGGACGCCTCGCACAACGCCATGCATCAGCCGGCGGGACCGGAAATCGCGACGGCGACGAAGCTGGCGTAA
- a CDS encoding SDR family NAD(P)-dependent oxidoreductase — MGRLEGKSVIITGAGSGIGRAASLLFTKEGARLIAVDRTEGVKETVEQVRKAGGTAEAVMADAGSEKDVIAFIDKAISAYGKLDAIWANAGISGGLVPLAEQTVEHWQEILRINLIGPFLAIKYAMPHMIKQKSGAIVCTASVAGLKSGASGHPYAASKAGVISLVQTTAYSLSGTGVRINAVCPGLIETGMTKPIFDNARERGTDGKIGQLNPLKRAGQPHELAAMGLFLASDEASYVNGQAIPVDGGLTASMPYAGKPI; from the coding sequence ATGGGCCGCCTCGAAGGCAAATCCGTCATCATCACCGGCGCCGGCAGCGGCATCGGCCGCGCCGCGTCCTTGTTGTTCACCAAGGAAGGCGCCAGACTGATCGCGGTCGACCGCACCGAGGGCGTCAAGGAAACCGTCGAGCAGGTGCGCAAGGCCGGCGGCACGGCCGAGGCCGTGATGGCGGACGCGGGTTCGGAAAAGGACGTCATCGCCTTCATCGACAAGGCGATCTCGGCCTACGGAAAGCTCGACGCGATCTGGGCCAATGCCGGTATCAGCGGCGGGCTGGTGCCGCTCGCCGAGCAGACCGTGGAACACTGGCAGGAGATCCTGCGCATCAATCTGATCGGTCCGTTTTTGGCGATCAAATATGCGATGCCGCACATGATCAAACAGAAATCCGGTGCGATCGTCTGCACTGCCTCGGTCGCGGGTCTGAAATCCGGCGCCAGCGGTCATCCCTACGCGGCGAGCAAGGCCGGCGTCATCAGCCTGGTGCAGACCACGGCCTATTCGCTGTCCGGCACCGGCGTACGCATCAATGCGGTCTGCCCCGGCCTGATCGAAACCGGGATGACCAAACCGATCTTCGACAATGCCAGGGAACGCGGCACCGACGGCAAGATCGGCCAGCTCAATCCGCTCAAGCGCGCCGGCCAGCCGCATGAGCTGGCGGCGATGGGGTTGTTTCTCGCCAGCGATGAAGCGTCCTATGTCAACGGCCAGGCGATCCCGGTGGATGGCGGCCTCACCGCGTCAATGCCGTATGCGGGGAAGCCGATTTAA
- a CDS encoding phosphotransferase family protein, with the protein MAEGVRKDEEFSGTKPVEERHRIDEIRLDGWMRDNVEGYQGPLTVLQFKGGQSNPTYRLDTPGRSYVMRRKPFGKLLPSAHAVDREFKVIAALSRQGFPVAKAYALCTDDAVIGAAFYIMSMEEGRVFWDPTLPSQTREARHAIFTSKIETLAKLHTYDPQAIGLGDFGKPGNYFARQVDRWTKQYRASETEHIPEVEKLIEWLPRTVPQQERVSIVHGDYRLDNMIFHPTEPRVQAVLDWELSTLGDPMADFTYLLMQWTMPGLANADLKALNIPSMEQAAQIYCAVTGSAVPDLNWYFSYNLFRLAGITQGIAGRIRDGTAASAKAMESAKRTVPLAKASWEYAQKAGAK; encoded by the coding sequence GTGGCCGAGGGCGTCAGAAAAGACGAGGAATTCTCCGGCACCAAGCCGGTCGAGGAGCGGCATCGGATCGACGAGATCCGCCTCGACGGCTGGATGCGCGACAACGTCGAGGGATATCAGGGACCGCTGACCGTCCTGCAGTTCAAGGGCGGCCAGTCCAATCCGACCTACCGGCTCGATACCCCCGGCCGTTCCTACGTGATGCGCCGCAAGCCTTTCGGGAAACTGCTGCCGTCGGCGCACGCGGTCGACCGTGAGTTCAAGGTCATTGCCGCGCTGAGCAGGCAGGGTTTTCCGGTCGCGAAGGCCTATGCGCTGTGCACCGACGACGCGGTGATCGGGGCTGCGTTCTACATCATGTCGATGGAAGAGGGTCGGGTATTCTGGGATCCGACGCTTCCGAGCCAGACGCGAGAGGCGCGGCACGCGATTTTCACCAGCAAGATCGAGACGCTTGCGAAACTGCATACCTACGATCCGCAGGCGATCGGACTCGGCGACTTCGGCAAGCCCGGCAACTATTTCGCGCGCCAGGTCGATCGCTGGACCAAGCAGTATCGCGCCTCCGAGACCGAGCATATTCCCGAAGTCGAAAAGCTGATCGAGTGGCTGCCGCGCACCGTGCCGCAACAGGAGCGGGTCTCGATCGTGCACGGCGACTATCGGCTCGACAACATGATCTTTCACCCCACTGAGCCGCGGGTGCAGGCGGTGCTGGACTGGGAGCTGTCGACGCTGGGCGACCCGATGGCGGACTTCACCTATCTCTTGATGCAGTGGACCATGCCCGGCCTCGCCAATGCCGATCTGAAAGCCTTGAACATTCCGAGCATGGAACAGGCCGCGCAAATCTATTGCGCCGTCACCGGCAGCGCGGTGCCCGACCTGAACTGGTATTTCTCCTACAATTTGTTCCGGCTCGCCGGCATCACGCAAGGAATCGCCGGCCGCATCCGCGACGGCACCGCGGCGAGCGCGAAAGCCATGGAGTCCGCCAAGCGCACGGTGCCGCTGGCGAAGGCGTCTTGGGAATACGCGCAGAAGGCAGGGGCGAAGTGA
- a CDS encoding acyl-CoA dehydrogenase family protein yields MDFNMSDRQRAWLNRVQSFMHKHVRPAVPIYRQQDEAGERWKVIPIVEELKKKAKAEGLWNMFMPPSSHEDEEFRGAGLTNLEYAPLAEEMGHIGWASEVFNCSAPDTGNMEVLMRYGSKEHKRQWLRPLMNGEIRSAFLMTEPAVASSDATNIETSIVRDGDHYVINGRKWWSSGVGDPRCKIAIVMGKTDPKAPRHQQQSQILVPLDSKGITVEKLLPVFGFDDAPHGHAQVLMENVRVPASNILLGEGRGFEIAQGRLGPGRIHHCMRTIGKAEEALEKMVKRLSSRTAFGKKIIEYSIWEQRIAEARTDIEMNRLLCLKAADMMDKVGNKTAQLEIAMIKVAAPNMALKIIDNAIQAYGAAGVSDDAGLARDYASMRTMRLADGPDEVHNRAIARLELRKYANAPTSH; encoded by the coding sequence ATGGATTTCAACATGTCAGACCGTCAGCGCGCATGGCTTAACCGCGTGCAGTCGTTCATGCACAAGCATGTCCGGCCCGCGGTGCCGATCTACCGGCAGCAGGACGAGGCCGGCGAGCGCTGGAAGGTGATCCCGATCGTCGAGGAATTGAAGAAGAAGGCGAAGGCCGAGGGCCTTTGGAACATGTTCATGCCGCCGTCGTCACATGAGGACGAGGAATTCCGCGGCGCGGGATTGACCAATCTGGAATATGCGCCGCTGGCCGAAGAGATGGGCCACATCGGTTGGGCATCCGAGGTGTTCAACTGTTCGGCGCCGGATACCGGCAACATGGAAGTGCTGATGCGCTATGGTTCCAAGGAGCACAAGCGGCAGTGGCTGCGACCGCTGATGAACGGCGAAATCCGCTCCGCCTTCCTGATGACCGAGCCCGCGGTGGCGTCGTCCGATGCCACCAATATCGAAACCAGCATCGTGCGCGACGGTGATCATTATGTCATCAACGGCCGCAAATGGTGGTCGTCGGGCGTCGGCGATCCCCGCTGCAAGATTGCGATCGTGATGGGCAAGACCGATCCGAAGGCGCCGCGACATCAGCAGCAGTCGCAGATCCTGGTGCCGCTCGATTCCAAGGGCATCACGGTCGAAAAACTGCTGCCCGTGTTCGGCTTCGACGACGCGCCGCACGGCCACGCCCAGGTGCTGATGGAGAACGTCCGCGTTCCCGCCAGCAATATCTTGCTGGGTGAGGGCAGGGGGTTTGAGATCGCGCAGGGGCGTCTCGGTCCCGGCCGCATCCATCACTGCATGCGCACCATCGGCAAGGCCGAGGAGGCGCTGGAGAAAATGGTGAAGCGGCTCTCGTCGCGCACCGCGTTCGGCAAGAAGATCATCGAATATTCGATCTGGGAACAGCGCATCGCCGAAGCCCGCACCGACATCGAGATGAACCGGCTGTTGTGTCTGAAGGCCGCCGACATGATGGACAAGGTCGGCAACAAGACCGCGCAGCTCGAGATCGCCATGATCAAGGTGGCGGCGCCCAACATGGCGCTGAAGATCATCGATAACGCCATCCAGGCCTACGGCGCCGCCGGCGTTTCCGACGATGCCGGTTTGGCGCGGGACTATGCCTCGATGCGTACCATGCGGCTGGCCGACGGTCCGGACGAGGTGCATAACCGCGCCATTGCCAGACTTGAACTTCGGAAGTATGCCAACGCTCCCACATCGCATTGA
- a CDS encoding TetR/AcrR family transcriptional regulator, with protein MPSDQTRSSILEAAERLYADRGFADVTLRDIVAAAGVNLAAVNYHFGSKDELIAELFVTRSLATNRERLNELKLAEEKGGGRAGIDSILRALVGPTLRGCLGPDRERSTAARFMIRASIESVPPIRRIKNREIDHLRKFAAAMRRSLPAVSDVDLYWGLHFALAMAHQTIRDSERLTKLSEGSCDLNDVQGIIDRIVAVSVRALTGSEMEARSPEAARRAAPSHR; from the coding sequence ATGCCGTCAGACCAGACCCGTAGTTCAATCCTCGAGGCCGCCGAGCGGCTGTATGCCGATCGCGGTTTTGCGGATGTCACGCTGCGCGACATCGTCGCCGCCGCCGGCGTCAACCTCGCCGCGGTGAACTATCATTTCGGCTCCAAGGACGAATTGATCGCCGAACTGTTCGTCACCCGCAGCCTCGCCACCAACCGCGAGCGGCTCAACGAGCTGAAGCTCGCGGAGGAAAAAGGCGGCGGCCGCGCCGGCATCGATTCCATTTTGCGCGCGCTGGTCGGCCCGACCTTGCGCGGCTGCCTCGGCCCCGACCGCGAGCGCTCCACTGCGGCACGCTTCATGATCCGGGCCTCGATCGAATCGGTGCCGCCGATCCGCCGCATCAAGAATCGCGAGATCGATCATCTGCGGAAATTCGCCGCCGCGATGCGGCGCTCGCTGCCCGCTGTCAGCGACGTCGATCTCTATTGGGGCCTGCATTTCGCCCTCGCGATGGCGCACCAGACCATCCGCGACAGCGAGCGGCTGACAAAACTATCGGAGGGATCGTGCGATCTCAACGATGTCCAGGGGATCATCGACCGCATTGTCGCGGTGTCGGTCAGGGCGCTGACGGGGAGCGAGATGGAGGCCAGGTCTCCCGAGGCAGCACGGCGGGCCGCTCCGTCGCACCGATGA